TGACCAGGTTCACCCGTTCTTTGCAGACTGTTTGCGTAAAATGGGCGAAATGAAACGCCTCGACCTGGACAGCCGTAAGGGTAAAGCACCCGGTGGGTATAATTGCCCGCTGGCTGAAACCGGCGCTCCTTTTATATTCATGAACGCGGCTGGACAAATGAGTGATGTTACCACCATGGTGCACGAAGGCGGCCATGCGGTACATTCCTTCCTCGCGCATCCATTGGAGTTAACTTCCTTTAAGGAGTACCCCATGGAAATAGCCGAAGTGGCAAGCATGTCGATGGAACTCTTCAGCATGGATTCGTGGGATGTATTCTTTAATAAAGAAGAAGACCTGATACGGGCCAAGGAACACCAGCTGGAAAGGGTGATCACCATTTTCCCCTGGATTGCCACGATTGACAAGTTCCAACACTGGGTATACGAAAACCCAAATCACACGGTAGAGGAAAGAGCTAAAAAGTGGAAGGAGATCCTGAATGAGTTTTCGAGCGATGTAATTGATTGGGAAGGTCTTTCAGAATACCGCACCTACGCCTGGCAACGGCAGCTGCATTTGTTTGAAGTGCCTTTATATTACATCGAATACGGCATTGCCCAATTAGGCGCCATTGGCCTTTGGATGCAGTTCAGAAAAAATAAAGAAGCAGCATTAAACAACTATATGACGTCTTTACAATTGGGTGGTACTAAAACATTGCCCGAGCTGTACAGCGCAGCCGGACTGGTATTTAACTTTTCGCCCGACTATATAAAACAGTTGATGCAATTTGTTAAGGAAGAAATGGACAAACTAAACGTTCATCCATAACCTAAAAAAAATACCCAGTTCATGGTATGCAAAATATTAATGCATTCTATTATATTTGTAACGCAAAGAATAATTTGATCTGGTAGTTCATACTACCTCCATCATAAAATAGCTACTAATCAGAGCCTTAACCAAAAGTCCCGGTGTTTCTACATCGGGGCTTTGTGTTTTTATATATCTAAGGTTTTTGTTAATAGCTGCTATCCGCGCAAAATCACTCTGCTGGCGGCTTTCATTTGTTCAGGCAAAATTGATATAGCTTTAATAATTCGTAAATCTCTAAGGCTGTTCTAATAAATCTTTAACCTGTTATAACTAATAATTTTGAAGAAATCCTGAAAAACCGGTTATGGCGCGCCGGCATATTTGCAAGTGCAGTAAATACATCGTTACCGGTTAACCGGAGAAGAAAATTCAGATGATTATGATCAAGTTCTTTTGCCAGCCAGTAGTACTCGTGTGCTAGCGACACTCGGCACACAAACCGGTTACTACCATCTGGTATTCCTGAGGCAGGAACCCGCCTGGTAATTTAACCTGGGGTACGTGTACATCGGCCAGGCAAATGGTTTTACCACATTTGTCGCAAATAAAATGAACGTGGTTGTCGTGGTGGTGGCCTTCTGTGCAGTCGTCTTTACACAATGCGTACAGAACCGAATTATCGGAGGTAGGGATGGTGTGAATAATGCCTTTTTCCAAAAACGTTTGCAGGGTACGATATACGGTAACCCGGTCGAATTTTTCCCCGGTTTTCCTCTCAATATCGCCATGCGCCAGGGCTCCGTTGCTCATGAGGAACAACTCCAGGATCCTTTTGCGGCTACCGGTTACACTCAATTGATTTTTCTTAAGTATTTCGTCTATCTGCGCTTCCATTATAAAATCATTAAACACAGGCAGTCTTAGCTGCCAAACATATTATTTGAAAAACGATCGCCGGGATTGTGTTCTTTCAACAATCTTTTTATGTCTTTCTTTAATTCTTCTATTTCGTCTTTTTTCAGGCCATCGTAAATTTTACGAACCTTCCCGCTTCTGTCAACCAAGGCAAAAAACTGGGTATGCAAAAACTGCTCGTTTATGTTCTGCAGGTTGTTCTGGGGATCATCGAGCAGGTAGCTGTTCCGGGCTGTTTTATACAGACTGTCTTTTCTGCCGGTTAAAAACTCCCATTGTTTGGTATTTACCTTCATAGAGTCGGCATACCATTTTAACCGGGCCACATTATCGTTATCGGGGTCAACGGTGTGCGACAGGATCATGAACCCCGGCTCATCCTTATAGGCTTCATAGATCTTCTTCATATTGGTGTTCAGCATGGGGCAAATGCTGGGACAGGTGGTAAAAAAGTATTCGGCCACATATACCTTGCCTTCCACACTCTGTTGATTTACTTGTTGCCCGTCCTGATTGGTAAAACTAAAGGGTTGAACCCTGTTTACGATCGGTAGCTTTACATCTCCAAAACCCGGTATAACCTGGGTTAATGCCACATAAAAGGCAATACACAATACCACAAAAAAGCCAACATAAAAGATCACTTTCCGGCGCATAATTAATATGGTTTTTCAGGCAACAAAGGTACGTTTACACCTTCCGACACCAATGAATTTATTTTATAACGAAACTTTTTGCAACAAAGTTGCATGCGAAGTAATTTACTTCTTATCTTCGGGCCATGAATTTTAGAGTAAACTGGGATGCGATGGGTGTGGCGGCTTCTCTTGCCTGCGCCATCCATTGTGCAATTTTACCCCTGCTGATAACCAGTTTGCCTGTTTTAGGCATAAATATCATTGAAAATGTGGCGTTTGAGTATTTTATGATCTTCCTGGCTTTTGCCATTGGAGTATATTCTTTGCGTCATGGTTATAAAAAACACCATCACAACAGCTTGCCCATCATCATCTTCTCTATTGGCTTTACCGGCTTGATTGCCAAGCAAATATGGCATCAATACCAGCTGTGGATCCTGCCAGTAGCTGTTTTACTGATCGTAACTGCCCATTTAATAAACTTCAGGGCCTGCCGGGTTCATAATCACGCCCATGAAGATGACTGCGATCATTAAAATGTCCTTACCAGCCTGCATTGTACCTTTCTGCCGGCTCCAAAGATTTTCAAAATAAGAAACATTTGCAGCGGGCATTTGTTATTTTTGTATTCAACTTATTAAAAGAGGAAGTATCATGATCAAAACAGGAAGCCCTGTCATTAGTATTTATACAGAAATGACGCCTAATCCGGAAACAATGAAATTTGTTGCCAACAAACTGTTGTATCCGGGTAAAAGCATTGATTTTCCGGATCTGGAAAATGCCAAACCTTCCCCTCTGGCTACAGAACTGTTCGGTTTCCCCTTTATCAGGGCCGTGTTTATTGCCAGCAACTTTGTTACCCTTACAAAAACTGTGGAAACCGATTGGAACGATGTAATTCCTACCATTCGCCAGTTTTTAAAAGAATACCTGGAAGAAGGAAAAGTGGTGATCAATGAAGATGAAATAGCTACCGTTAAACAGGAAAGCACCAATGTGGTTGCTGCCGATGATGACGATGTGGTAAAACGTATTAAAGAACTGTTGGAAAACTATGTGAAACCAGCCGTTGAAATGGATGGTGGCGCAATACAGTTTAAAAGCTACAACGACGGCATTGTTAACCTGATGTTGCAAGGTTCATGCAGTGGCTGTCCTTCATCAATGATCACACTGAAGGCAGGTATTGAAGGAATGATGAAGCGAATGATCCCCGAGGTGAAAGAAGTAGTGGCTGAAGCAGAATAATACTAATTGCAATATTTCAAAAGCTTGTGGACCTTCTCCAATGGGGAAGGTCTTTTTAGTGCCTGCACTATAAAGAATGAGTAAACGATTTCACGGGTAAAACATTAAACCAACTTGGCTGTCTTATGGGAATTCAGTAAATTCAGTAAAACAGCAGGTTTATGACCTTTCTGTATATTTTGGGCATATTGGTGGTGGTGATAGTGCTCTTGCTGATCATCGCCCTGTTTTTACCAGATGGATATTTTATAGAGAAATCAGCCATCATTAAAAAGCCATGCGGGTATGTAATGGATAAGGTGGCCGACTTCCATAACTATATTCAATGGAACCCCTGGCAGCAAAAAGGCGACAAAAGCGATATTACCGGGTTATCAAAAAGACCTGGCCATAAGTATTCCTGGAAGGGAAGCAAACGCGGCACGGGCAGCCTCACCCTACGCGATATTGACGAGCACCATCTTAACTTCGATCTTGAATTTATAACCCCCGTAAAGACCATCGCCCGCGACAACTGGCTATTTGAAGACTGGGGCAGCGATGAAACAAAAGTAACCTGGCAGAATTTTGGCGCGCTGCCATACCCTCTGGGCCGTTTAAAGGGATATATGTTTCACAAAAACCTCAACCGCCAGTTTACTGAAGGTATCCGAAACCTGAAAAAGCTCTGCGAAAGATAAGCGCCCTAGTGCGGCACTGCCTTTTTAAAGATATTGATGGCCATCGTTGGAAACAATCGCATCATATGAATAGCCATCCATTCCTGTGAGAAAGGCTTACCCACAAATTTTTCATATTTCCCTTTTTGTATCGCCTTCAGGATCTGCTGCGCCGTTTTATCGGGAGCAAAGCCTCCGCCAATATTTTTACTCAGCTGGTTCAATTTCTCGCCCGAAGCCGTAACCGCATTCATAGAAACCTGGGTGCGGATATAGCCAGGCATAATCAGGGTAACCTTTATGTTATCCTGCCAAACCTCGGCCCGCAAACAATCGAAAAAGCCATGCAGGGCATGTTTGGCAGCCGCATAGGCCGAACGCAGGGGCGTCCCTATTTTTCCCATCACACTGCTGATGGCCACTATATGGCCCGATTTACGTTGCAGCATATGTGGCAATAACAGCCTGGTCAGTTCTATATAGCTGAAGTAATCGATCTCCATCACCTTACGCTGTACAGCCGGTAGGGTGTCTTTGGCCGTACCGCGGTTACTGATACCTCCGTTATGGATCATTACATCTATTTGCGCAAATGCACCAATGGCTTCCTGCACTTTGGCAGGAAAGGTAGCAGACGCTTCCAGGTCCAGGGGGAGCACATATACATTTGATGAACCTGCCGCTTCCTGCACGCGTTTCAGTTCTGCTGAGCGGCGGGCTGAAATAATAACTTTGGCGCCCTGTTTTACCAGTTCATAGGTAAGCGCTTCCCCAATTCCTGACGAGGCGCCGGTGATCCATACGGTCTTATTAGTAAAATAACTCAATGGGTATGTATTTATCGGCCAAATATCGGAAACCGGTTTTGATTATCTTGCATTTTTATAACATGACGTACGATGAAATCATAAAGCAATTTGTGGAGGGCATGCGTAACACCACATTGCTTGAATATATTGCGGTTTTTGCGGGCATTGCAAGTGTATTTTTTTCAAGAGTGGAGAACATTTGGGTATACCCCGTTGGTCTTATAAGTACAATAATTTATATATTTCTGAGTACCGAAGGCCACCTTTTCGGTGAAGCAAGCGTAAACCTCTATTATACCATCATGAGCATTTACGGCTGGGTACTTTGGTTGAAAAAAGACAAACAGGAACATTACGTAGTAACCGTGCAATTTTCTACCCGGCGGGAATGGGTGCAGCAATTGTTATTCTGCGCGTTCTTTTATATCGCCATCTTCAGTGCCTTGACCTGGTTAAAAACCGCCTTTTATGCTGCCACCATACCCTGGGCAGACGCTCTTGCTTCTTCCACCGCTTTTACCGGTATGTGGCTGATGGCCAAAAAGAAAGTAGAAAGCTGGTTCTGGTGGATAGTAACCAACATTGCCTCCATACCATTATACTTTGTAAAGCATTATGTGTTCACCAGCGTATTTTACCTTATCCTGTTTGTAATGGCCGTTTTTGGTTTGCTGGAATGGATGAAACGAGCCCGGAATTTGCAAGCTAATACACAAGCATGAAAAAGGTAGTTGTAATAGGTCCCGAATCAACAGGCAAAAGCACGCTGTGCGAGCAATTGGCCAAATATTATAAAACCACCTGGGTACCGGAGTATGCAAGGGAATACCTGACGGTAAATGGTATGAACTATACTTTCGAAGATCTGCTCACTATTGCACAGGGTCAGGTAGCGTTAGAAGAAAGCTATATCGAAAAAGCGAAGGATGCATCACTATTGTTTATTGACACAGATCAGTATGTAATGAAAGTATGGGGTGAGTTTGTATTTGGCAAATGTCACCAGTGGACACTCGATCAGATTACAAAAAGAAAATATGACTTATACCTTTTATGCAATATAGATCTGCCCTGGGCTTATGATGTATTACGTGAATATCCCGACCCCGGTCCGCGCAAGAAATTATATAATATATACAGGAATATTTTGCTCAACCAATCTGTTCCCTGGGTAGAGATCTCAGGAAATTATGATGAACGGTTCCAGAAAGCCATCAACGCCGTTAACGATTTATTTGCACAATAGAACTCTTTTTATAATTGTTCTGTTGAGCAGTTATGCGAAGCGTACTGCAAAAACATCATCGACTGTTGTTTTATGTAGCGTGGGTTTCGATTAGTGTTATTCAGGCTGCTAACACAGAACTATTCGATGACGAAGCCTATTACTGGGTATACTCCCGCTTTATGGATTGGGGATATTTCGATCATCCTCCAATGATCGCAGCGTTGATAAAAGCAGGTTATGCAATTTTTCATAATGAGTTGGGCGTACGCTTTTTCATCCTGCTATTCAATACAGCTACCCTCTTTCTTGTTCAGCAACTAACTTGTAAAAAAGATGACCGCTTGTTTTATGCGGTAGTGCTGTCTATAGCTGTTGCACAAATTGGTGGCATACTCGCAGTGCCTGACACGCCTCTTCTATTTTTCACAGTGCTGTACTTTTGGTTGTACCAGCGGTTTCTACAAAAAACCAATCTTACAAACGCCATGCTAATAGGCATGGGTATGGCATGTTTGTTATACAGTAAGTATCATGGAATACTGATCATTGTGATGGTGCTGTTATCGAACCTGAAATTGCTGAGCAACAAATACACATATGTAGCAGGAGCATTTTGCCTGGTTCTGTTTGCGCCTCATATCTATTGGCAGTACAAACATAATTTTCCCTCCATACAGTTTCATTTGTTTGAAAGAAATGCCTCCGGTTACCAATTTTCTTTTACTACAGAATACATCCTGGGACAAATAGCATTTGCCGGACCAGTAATAGGCTGGCTGCTGTTGTGGGCGGCATTTATGTACCGGCCAGTATTGGCAGTGGAACGGGCCATGAAATATTCGTTGATTGGAATTTACACGGCATTCCTGCTAAGCACCTATAAAGGTAGGGTAGAAGCCAATTGGACAGTGGCTGCATTCATCCCGTTAATGGTGTTAAGTCACCGGTACCTGGTACAACATTATCAATTGCAAAAATGGGTTTATCGAAGCGTGGCTATTACGCTGTTGTTGGTGTTAGCCGGCCGGTTGTACCTTATGAGTTGGTTCCCGGCGGTTTTACCTATAAAACAAAACGAGTTTCATGGTAACCGCGAATGGACAGCCGGGATACATCTGCAAGCCGGGAATTTACCAGTGGTTTTTGTGAATACGTATCAACGTGCTGCCAAATACTGGTTCTATACCGGTACGCCGGCTTTCTCTCTGAATTCGCCAGACTATCGCCGCAATAATTTTAATTTATGGCCCATTGAAGATTCGCTGATCGGCAAAACAGTGTATATGGATTTGCCAGGTAATAATGAAGGCTATCGACAGCGTTTTCAACTCCATGGCTGGCGTTTTCCACAAGACGGTGTGCAGACAAATTATTATTCCTTTTCACGGGTGTTGTTTTCAACAATCAGGTGTACCTGTCAGCAGCAACGATCCATCCAAATAAACGCAAACGTTACAATTCCCCAAAACTATCAGGCGCTTTTTCAACAACCTGTTTACGGCGCAACACCTATTTGGCTGGTGTTATACATTGATGGCGATGTACATGACTTTATTAATACCGGTATTACTGTTAAACAGTTAATCGGCAAAAGACTTATGCATACCATTCCCATTCCCCCGGAGATCATAAAGGGAGCATATACGGCCCGCCTGTGCATAGGCTCGGTTATTCCGGGATTTCCAACCATCAACAGTACCGAGTTTGAATTGAGTGTGCAATAACTATTGTAGTATCTTTTGAATATCGGGATCGTTTTGCAGAAACGTCATTTGACGCATTACCCAGGGATAACGGTTAGCCACATAGTGCGATAAGGGCTTAACAGTAAATTTCTTTGGATTGGGCATACAGGAGGCGATCATGGCAGCCTCCTGGCGGGTAAGCCGTTTGGCGGGCTTTTTAAAATAATTCTGTGCAGCCGCTTCAATGCCAAAAATGCCAGGCCCCATTTCCGAAACGTTGAGGTACATTTCCATAATGCGGTTCTTACCCCATAACAATTCGATCATAAAGGTGAAATATACTTCCATGCCTTTGCGGAACCAGCTGCGGCCCTGCCAAAGAAAAACATTTTTAGCAACCTGCTGGCTGATGGTGGAAGCGCCTTTTACGCGGTTGGGTTTTTTCTTATTGTACTCCATTGCCTTGTTAATGCTTTTCCAGTCGAACCCATTGTGATCGGGGAACAGCTGGTCTTCAGCAGCAATAAACGACAACCGGGCATAAGAGGAAACATCTTTCATGGGAACGTAGTCGCGCTTCAGTCCATACCCGCTGAACAAACTGCCTAACTGGGTAAGGGTAAATGGCGGATCAACCCACTTTAAGAGGAGAATATAGAATAACTGGAATATAAACAGAAAGAGGAAAGTCCATTTTATAAAACGCCAAATTTTCCGGGCTTTTTCTTTCAATTTAGTTGACATGAGTAGGGAACTGCTTTGGCTTGCAAGATACAATTTTGATTGCTGTTCCTTTAAACGTAGTAGGGAGTGACTATATTTTCCTATTTGGAATTTTTCACATAAACTACCTTATACTTTCCCCCGGCCTTATCGGCTTTGTTTTGAAAATAGGTAATGGCAAATCCGGTAGCGGCCACACCGGCTGCAATGCCCAGGGAAACCAGTTTATTATCGGCTGATATAGATTCCTTTCTGTAAGCAGTATTGAACAATTCAAGTACTATAAATCCAATACCGCCAATTTTCATTAACCTGGGTATGGTCACTTCAGCAAAACCTCTTTTGCGACCCCAGGTATACTGGCTGGTATAATGAAAAGTTTTTATCTCGTGATAATCCACACCCATCACGTAAGAAACTGTATCGAGCGTAGTACCAAACTCGGTTCCTACCAATTGTCGCTGCTGTTGCAATATAATCACCGAGTCGTTCCTGATATCTTTAATAAACCCGTTTACGGAAAAACCATTATATGTAGTGGCCGAAATAAAAGCGCCGGGATAATAAGTCTTTAAGGGTTTGTTGTTACGCTTTCTTAAAACAATAAAATCAGAGGGTATGTTTTGGGATTGGGATAAGGATGCTTCTGCTATAGATACCAGTAATATGAAAAGTATGGTTTGCTTCATGCGGTAACAAGTTACACAGGGCCCTTTTGTTATTTCACTAATAATTTGTTAAAGGCTGCAATAAGAACGGTTTACCCGGTTAATGCTTGATGATATTGTAATAGGAAGTAATAAAAAGTGCTATACCGAAGCAGCCCAGTATTATGCCTGAGATCTTATTTATTATGGAAATGTTATGCAGGGTAAGCTTGTTGCGTAATTTCCCCGCCAGCATTACTTTTAAGATATCAGCGGCGATATTTAAGGCCAGGCAAACGGCGAAGATCAGCAGCCGTTGACTGAGGTCATATTTTGAAAAGGCAGAAGCGGTTCCCAGCCAAAAGAAGAATACACTGGGATTAAGGGTATTTAAAAAAAATCCGCTCGACATGATCTTGAATATATCACGCTTGCGAAACTTGATGGCATTGCCTTCAGCATCTGTACGAAGGGTCACTTTTTTAAAGAACAAATAATAAACACCCACGCCCACCAGGAAAACGCTTCCCAAATACCCGATCACGTGACTGTATTCTTCCAGCAAAGTTGCTACCAGGGCAGAGAACACGTTACTGATTACTACCAGAATAATATCACTCAACCATACTCCCGCAACAAAGCTTAACCCTCCGGTATGACCGTTGTTTATACTTTGCTTTATAATAGTAAATATGACGGGCCCTACAGAGAGGGCAAGAATACATCCCAGCGTTAACCCACTTATTATGGCTTGCCACATGCTTACGTCCTTATAGATATTCCAATTTAATATACGTGTACCGCAAGGTAGGAAAACATATCGGGGATTCCGAACGTATTGAAATATAAGGTCATTAAAGGGCGCCGGTTTCAATAAACTTCTGCCAGTCCTCAAACATCTTACCTTTCATAACACGTGGAAATTTATGCTGTCCGCCGATCTTTCCTTTCAGGTGCATAAACTCCATGAATTTTGAAACGGGCAATATGTTCAGGTAAACATCTTTCAATGCGCTGTTTCTTTCCACCGCATAATCATCGTTGATGTCTTTCAGACAATTGTCTATTTTCTGACGCAACAGCTCTTTATCAACCGCATCGTCGCAGGCAATCCACCATTGATGCGCAAAGAATAAACCATGCGGTATGCCGGCCACCGTGTATTCGGGAATGTTTACATTCATTTCCTCACTGGCCAGCTTAATGGCTTTATTCATATTGTCAACACTCAGGTGTTCACCCACAAGGCTCAGGAAGTGTTT
The Niastella koreensis GR20-10 genome window above contains:
- a CDS encoding SRPBCC family protein codes for the protein MTFLYILGILVVVIVLLLIIALFLPDGYFIEKSAIIKKPCGYVMDKVADFHNYIQWNPWQQKGDKSDITGLSKRPGHKYSWKGSKRGTGSLTLRDIDEHHLNFDLEFITPVKTIARDNWLFEDWGSDETKVTWQNFGALPYPLGRLKGYMFHKNLNRQFTEGIRNLKKLCER
- a CDS encoding MerC domain-containing protein, giving the protein MNFRVNWDAMGVAASLACAIHCAILPLLITSLPVLGINIIENVAFEYFMIFLAFAIGVYSLRHGYKKHHHNSLPIIIFSIGFTGLIAKQIWHQYQLWILPVAVLLIVTAHLINFRACRVHNHAHEDDCDH
- the mtgA gene encoding monofunctional biosynthetic peptidoglycan transglycosylase gives rise to the protein MSTKLKEKARKIWRFIKWTFLFLFIFQLFYILLLKWVDPPFTLTQLGSLFSGYGLKRDYVPMKDVSSYARLSFIAAEDQLFPDHNGFDWKSINKAMEYNKKKPNRVKGASTISQQVAKNVFLWQGRSWFRKGMEVYFTFMIELLWGKNRIMEMYLNVSEMGPGIFGIEAAAQNYFKKPAKRLTRQEAAMIASCMPNPKKFTVKPLSHYVANRYPWVMRQMTFLQNDPDIQKILQ
- the pnuC gene encoding nicotinamide riboside transporter PnuC, whose translation is MTYDEIIKQFVEGMRNTTLLEYIAVFAGIASVFFSRVENIWVYPVGLISTIIYIFLSTEGHLFGEASVNLYYTIMSIYGWVLWLKKDKQEHYVVTVQFSTRREWVQQLLFCAFFYIAIFSALTWLKTAFYAATIPWADALASSTAFTGMWLMAKKKVESWFWWIVTNIASIPLYFVKHYVFTSVFYLILFVMAVFGLLEWMKRARNLQANTQA
- a CDS encoding LysE family translocator, whose amino-acid sequence is MWQAIISGLTLGCILALSVGPVIFTIIKQSINNGHTGGLSFVAGVWLSDIILVVISNVFSALVATLLEEYSHVIGYLGSVFLVGVGVYYLFFKKVTLRTDAEGNAIKFRKRDIFKIMSSGFFLNTLNPSVFFFWLGTASAFSKYDLSQRLLIFAVCLALNIAADILKVMLAGKLRNKLTLHNISIINKISGIILGCFGIALFITSYYNIIKH
- a CDS encoding NifU family protein; translated protein: MIKTGSPVISIYTEMTPNPETMKFVANKLLYPGKSIDFPDLENAKPSPLATELFGFPFIRAVFIASNFVTLTKTVETDWNDVIPTIRQFLKEYLEEGKVVINEDEIATVKQESTNVVAADDDDVVKRIKELLENYVKPAVEMDGGAIQFKSYNDGIVNLMLQGSCSGCPSSMITLKAGIEGMMKRMIPEVKEVVAEAE
- a CDS encoding SDR family NAD(P)-dependent oxidoreductase, translating into MSYFTNKTVWITGASSGIGEALTYELVKQGAKVIISARRSAELKRVQEAAGSSNVYVLPLDLEASATFPAKVQEAIGAFAQIDVMIHNGGISNRGTAKDTLPAVQRKVMEIDYFSYIELTRLLLPHMLQRKSGHIVAISSVMGKIGTPLRSAYAAAKHALHGFFDCLRAEVWQDNIKVTLIMPGYIRTQVSMNAVTASGEKLNQLSKNIGGGFAPDKTAQQILKAIQKGKYEKFVGKPFSQEWMAIHMMRLFPTMAINIFKKAVPH
- a CDS encoding SCO family protein — its product is MRRKVIFYVGFFVVLCIAFYVALTQVIPGFGDVKLPIVNRVQPFSFTNQDGQQVNQQSVEGKVYVAEYFFTTCPSICPMLNTNMKKIYEAYKDEPGFMILSHTVDPDNDNVARLKWYADSMKVNTKQWEFLTGRKDSLYKTARNSYLLDDPQNNLQNINEQFLHTQFFALVDRSGKVRKIYDGLKKDEIEELKKDIKRLLKEHNPGDRFSNNMFGS
- a CDS encoding Fur family transcriptional regulator, whose amino-acid sequence is MEAQIDEILKKNQLSVTGSRKRILELFLMSNGALAHGDIERKTGEKFDRVTVYRTLQTFLEKGIIHTIPTSDNSVLYALCKDDCTEGHHHDNHVHFICDKCGKTICLADVHVPQVKLPGGFLPQEYQMVVTGLCAECR
- a CDS encoding AAA family ATPase, with the protein product MKKVVVIGPESTGKSTLCEQLAKYYKTTWVPEYAREYLTVNGMNYTFEDLLTIAQGQVALEESYIEKAKDASLLFIDTDQYVMKVWGEFVFGKCHQWTLDQITKRKYDLYLLCNIDLPWAYDVLREYPDPGPRKKLYNIYRNILLNQSVPWVEISGNYDERFQKAINAVNDLFAQ
- a CDS encoding ArnT family glycosyltransferase, with the protein product MRSVLQKHHRLLFYVAWVSISVIQAANTELFDDEAYYWVYSRFMDWGYFDHPPMIAALIKAGYAIFHNELGVRFFILLFNTATLFLVQQLTCKKDDRLFYAVVLSIAVAQIGGILAVPDTPLLFFTVLYFWLYQRFLQKTNLTNAMLIGMGMACLLYSKYHGILIIVMVLLSNLKLLSNKYTYVAGAFCLVLFAPHIYWQYKHNFPSIQFHLFERNASGYQFSFTTEYILGQIAFAGPVIGWLLLWAAFMYRPVLAVERAMKYSLIGIYTAFLLSTYKGRVEANWTVAAFIPLMVLSHRYLVQHYQLQKWVYRSVAITLLLVLAGRLYLMSWFPAVLPIKQNEFHGNREWTAGIHLQAGNLPVVFVNTYQRAAKYWFYTGTPAFSLNSPDYRRNNFNLWPIEDSLIGKTVYMDLPGNNEGYRQRFQLHGWRFPQDGVQTNYYSFSRVLFSTIRCTCQQQRSIQINANVTIPQNYQALFQQPVYGATPIWLVLYIDGDVHDFINTGITVKQLIGKRLMHTIPIPPEIIKGAYTARLCIGSVIPGFPTINSTEFELSVQ